The Snodgrassella alvi wkB2 genome window below encodes:
- the ilvC gene encoding ketol-acid reductoisomerase, protein MQVYYDKDADLSLIKGKTVAIIGYGSQGHAHAANLKDSGVNVIVGLRKSGNSWHKAVNAGHDVREVAEATKAADVVMILTPDEFQPAVYQNEIAPNLKDNATVAFAHGFNIHYNQIIPAKNLDVVMIAPKGPGHTVRSEFLKGGGVPSLIAVHQDATGRARDIALSYAAANGGTKGGVIQTTFKEETETDLFGEQAVLCGGLVELIKTGFETLVEAGYAPEMAYFECLHEMKLIVDLIYEGGIANMNYSISNNAEYGEYFTGPQVVNEHSRQAMREALKRIQNGDYAKSFIVEGATNYPSMTARRRQNADHPIEIIGNQLRSMMPWIAKNKLVDQDKN, encoded by the coding sequence ATGCAAGTTTATTACGATAAAGACGCAGATCTCTCATTAATCAAAGGCAAAACCGTAGCCATCATCGGTTATGGCTCACAAGGTCATGCTCACGCTGCCAACCTGAAAGATTCAGGTGTAAACGTAATCGTCGGGCTGCGCAAAAGCGGTAATTCCTGGCATAAAGCAGTAAATGCCGGTCATGACGTACGGGAAGTTGCAGAAGCCACAAAAGCAGCCGACGTAGTGATGATTCTGACACCTGACGAATTTCAGCCGGCAGTTTATCAGAATGAAATCGCGCCTAATCTGAAAGACAATGCCACAGTAGCTTTTGCTCATGGTTTTAATATTCATTACAACCAGATTATTCCGGCCAAAAATCTTGACGTAGTGATGATTGCACCCAAAGGCCCTGGTCACACAGTACGCAGTGAATTCCTGAAAGGCGGTGGTGTGCCCAGCCTGATTGCAGTACATCAGGATGCAACCGGTCGTGCCCGCGACATCGCTTTATCTTATGCTGCCGCCAATGGCGGTACCAAAGGCGGCGTGATTCAGACAACCTTTAAAGAAGAAACTGAAACCGACCTCTTCGGCGAACAGGCCGTATTGTGCGGCGGGCTGGTTGAATTGATCAAAACCGGTTTTGAAACACTGGTAGAGGCAGGCTATGCTCCGGAAATGGCTTATTTTGAATGTTTGCATGAAATGAAACTGATCGTAGATTTAATCTACGAAGGCGGTATTGCAAACATGAACTACTCCATTTCCAATAATGCCGAATACGGCGAATACTTCACCGGCCCGCAAGTCGTAAATGAACATTCACGTCAGGCTATGCGCGAGGCATTAAAACGCATTCAGAATGGTGACTATGCCAAATCATTTATCGTAGAAGGTGCAACCAACTATCCGTCGATGACTGCCCGCCGTCGCCAGAATGCTGATCATCCGATCGAAATCATTGGCAACCAATTACGCAGCATGATGCCATGGATTGCCAAAAACAAACTGGTTGATCAGGATAAAAACTAA
- a CDS encoding MFS transporter, with product MTTPPAPQSESANKITQNSPTKVAIASLVGTAVEFYDFYIYGLAAALVLSDLFFPTKDRAIAIMSSFLTFGIAFVARPIGAGLFGHFGDKVGRKTTLIASLLIMGISTTLIGVLPTYQQAGIIAPVCLCVLRFCQGLGLGGEWGGAALLATENAPRGKRALFAMFPQIGPPIGFITASLIFIVLSKNLDNAQMMSWGWRIPFLLSIVLVGLGMYVRMSIIESNAFRTMVARQSAVKIPLTDTVRKHYNQLFLGSLAATSCFTLFFLTTVFSLQYATTKHEWQSTALFNKIEYLSILMGAIVFMAVGSPISAWLSDRIGRRPVFLIGGIATIIIGFFFGDLINSSSAITAAIFLSSALFIMGILWTPLAAFLPEIFPTNVRYTGAAISFSFGGILGGSLTPFAAAWIVKTYGLQGTVYIGWFLIAACILSMIAVLLLPETHKQEIEN from the coding sequence ATGACTACTCCACCCGCTCCGCAGTCTGAATCTGCAAACAAAATTACTCAGAACTCCCCTACCAAAGTAGCGATTGCCAGCCTCGTAGGTACAGCCGTAGAGTTTTACGACTTCTACATATACGGGCTTGCTGCTGCACTCGTATTAAGCGACCTGTTTTTTCCAACCAAGGATCGGGCAATTGCCATCATGTCCTCATTTCTTACTTTTGGAATAGCCTTTGTTGCTCGCCCTATTGGTGCCGGATTATTCGGACATTTTGGCGATAAAGTTGGCCGTAAAACCACCCTGATAGCATCATTACTGATAATGGGTATCAGTACAACCCTGATCGGTGTTCTGCCGACATATCAGCAGGCAGGTATTATTGCACCGGTTTGTTTATGCGTCCTGCGCTTTTGTCAGGGTCTTGGCTTAGGTGGTGAATGGGGCGGAGCCGCTTTACTGGCTACCGAAAATGCGCCCAGAGGTAAACGTGCTCTTTTTGCGATGTTTCCGCAAATCGGGCCTCCTATCGGATTCATTACTGCCAGCCTGATTTTCATTGTTTTATCCAAAAATCTTGATAATGCACAAATGATGTCGTGGGGCTGGCGTATCCCATTTTTACTGAGCATTGTTCTGGTTGGTCTGGGTATGTATGTTCGCATGTCCATTATTGAAAGTAATGCTTTTCGTACCATGGTTGCTAGACAGAGTGCTGTAAAAATCCCTCTGACTGACACTGTACGCAAACATTACAATCAGCTTTTTTTAGGCTCTCTGGCTGCTACGTCGTGCTTTACCCTGTTCTTTTTAACAACCGTATTTTCTTTGCAATATGCTACTACAAAGCATGAGTGGCAAAGTACAGCATTATTTAATAAAATTGAGTATTTATCCATTCTCATGGGTGCCATTGTATTTATGGCTGTCGGTTCCCCGATATCTGCATGGCTTTCAGACAGAATCGGCCGTCGCCCGGTATTTCTGATAGGTGGGATAGCCACAATCATAATCGGTTTCTTTTTTGGTGACTTAATCAATTCTTCCAGTGCCATTACAGCTGCCATTTTCTTATCCTCTGCTCTGTTTATAATGGGTATCTTGTGGACACCTTTAGCAGCATTCTTACCAGAAATATTCCCTACCAACGTAAGATATACCGGTGCAGCTATCTCCTTCAGCTTTGGCGGTATTCTGGGCGGATCACTTACCCCGTTTGCTGCAGCATGGATAGTTAAAACATATGGCTTACAGGGTACAGTATATATAGGCTGGTTTCTGATTGCCGCCTGTATACTTAGTATGATTGCAGTACTATTGCTACCAGAAACACATAAACAGGAAATTGAAAATTAA
- the ilvB gene encoding biosynthetic-type acetolactate synthase large subunit: MQLSGAQILVQSLKAENVEYVFGYPGGAVLEIYDAIFQLKKFRHILVRHEQAAVHAADAYSRASNGEKIGVALVTSGPGATNAITGIATANSDSVPLVVISGQVGSPAIGTDAFQEVDTVGISRPCVKHNFLVTHVSELAETVKKAFQIARTGRPGVVVIDVPKDVTQAMAKFSYPQEDINIRSYQPVTQGHTGQIKKAAQVMAAAKRPIVLYGGGVILGNASNILTDFIQSTGTPCVSTLMGLGAFPATNRQFLGMVGMHGSYEANIALQNADVVLAVGARFDDRVISVPDKFTDDGKKIIHIDIDPSSIAKRVKVDVPIVGDVKNVLADLLALWQKQNLNFNSNALDRWWKNIENWRSRDSIWFESSDEIIKPQQVIQTLAKLTDNNALITSDVGQHQMFTAQYYPFIRPRQWLNSGGLGTMGVGLPYAMGAKLAKPEEDVFCITGEGSIQMNIQELSTCYQYRLPIKVINLNNGFLGMVRQWQELYYDNRYSETYMESLPDFVKLAEAYGHVGIRVEKAVDIEGALKEAIALKDRLVFMDFITDRTQNVYPMVGNGKGLDEMVLPPHMREE; the protein is encoded by the coding sequence ATGCAACTTTCAGGTGCACAAATACTCGTGCAGAGTCTTAAAGCCGAGAATGTAGAATATGTTTTCGGATATCCCGGCGGAGCAGTTCTCGAAATCTACGACGCCATCTTTCAATTAAAAAAATTCCGCCACATACTTGTCCGTCATGAGCAGGCTGCAGTTCATGCTGCTGATGCATACTCACGCGCCAGCAACGGAGAAAAAATCGGAGTCGCTCTGGTAACATCTGGTCCGGGTGCTACCAATGCCATAACCGGCATAGCCACCGCCAATTCCGATTCTGTCCCGCTCGTAGTCATATCCGGTCAGGTTGGCTCACCTGCTATCGGTACTGATGCCTTTCAGGAAGTCGATACTGTCGGCATTAGCCGCCCGTGTGTAAAACATAATTTTCTGGTTACCCACGTAAGTGAGCTGGCAGAAACAGTTAAAAAAGCCTTTCAGATTGCGCGTACCGGCCGACCCGGTGTAGTAGTGATTGATGTGCCCAAAGATGTGACCCAGGCAATGGCGAAATTCAGCTATCCGCAGGAAGACATCAATATCCGCTCCTACCAGCCCGTTACTCAGGGACATACAGGTCAGATAAAAAAAGCAGCACAAGTGATGGCTGCAGCTAAACGACCAATTGTACTGTACGGCGGAGGCGTAATCCTGGGTAATGCCAGCAACATCCTTACCGATTTTATTCAGTCTACCGGTACACCTTGTGTCTCTACCCTGATGGGATTAGGCGCATTTCCTGCCACCAACCGTCAATTTCTTGGCATGGTAGGTATGCATGGCAGCTACGAAGCTAATATTGCTTTACAAAATGCCGATGTAGTACTTGCTGTCGGTGCCCGTTTTGATGATCGTGTTATTTCTGTACCCGATAAATTCACTGACGATGGCAAAAAAATCATCCATATTGATATCGACCCGTCTAGCATTGCCAAACGCGTAAAAGTAGACGTACCCATTGTTGGTGATGTTAAAAACGTTCTGGCTGATTTACTAGCCCTGTGGCAGAAGCAGAATCTGAACTTTAACAGTAATGCACTGGACAGATGGTGGAAAAACATCGAAAACTGGCGCAGCCGTGACAGCATCTGGTTTGAAAGTTCAGATGAAATTATCAAACCTCAGCAAGTAATCCAGACACTGGCAAAACTGACCGACAACAATGCCCTCATCACATCGGATGTTGGCCAGCACCAGATGTTTACAGCACAGTACTATCCATTCATACGCCCGCGCCAGTGGCTAAACTCCGGCGGGCTGGGCACAATGGGCGTTGGACTACCTTATGCTATGGGTGCCAAACTGGCTAAACCGGAAGAAGACGTATTCTGTATTACCGGTGAAGGTTCTATACAAATGAATATCCAGGAACTTTCCACCTGTTATCAGTATCGTCTGCCGATTAAAGTGATCAATCTTAATAACGGCTTCCTTGGCATGGTTCGTCAGTGGCAGGAACTCTATTATGACAACCGCTATTCTGAAACTTATATGGAATCATTGCCTGACTTTGTCAAACTGGCTGAAGCCTACGGGCATGTTGGCATCAGAGTGGAAAAAGCAGTCGACATCGAAGGTGCACTGAAAGAAGCCATTGCACTCAAAGACAGACTGGTATTCATGGATTTCATTACCGACCGTACTCAAAATGTCTATCCCATGGTAGGCAATGGTAAAGGTCTGGATGAAATGGTATTACCGCCACATATGAGAGAAGAATAG
- a CDS encoding DUF2806 domain-containing protein — MKKKLNFNVKLKTNFDISLKPIMEKSARVAEIVSYLIFGNKLAKSERMKILSDAQNEVDKKNILSGKNTYDLDTNHLSINPERNLIEVLAETIKTDETINILKCIENSLKYINYKADTDNKPSEDFLNKWRNEAKLIADETLKDIWGRILAEEINNPNTLPLRALDQIRNLSKFEAECFDKLSTFILNGDCILDPGRDNNRLLFRREELICLRDAGLITHYTPGIYLTSHWIQTTLNDNKIYSIANSTHIFFIYEKDVIEIPTVTTWPLTQAAKTIYSSILMKEKKPLDVDHLLSNILEQNKFRFGSKQNNFNKIYYGKWDPIKKKITSEIEVYSIK, encoded by the coding sequence ATGAAAAAAAAATTAAATTTTAATGTCAAATTAAAAACCAATTTTGACATTTCTCTTAAACCAATTATGGAAAAATCAGCTAGAGTAGCTGAGATAGTTTCTTATTTAATATTTGGTAATAAGCTTGCTAAAAGTGAAAGAATGAAAATTCTATCTGATGCACAAAATGAAGTTGATAAAAAAAATATTTTATCGGGGAAAAATACATATGATCTCGATACTAATCATCTTTCAATAAATCCTGAACGTAATTTGATCGAAGTTTTAGCGGAAACAATAAAAACAGATGAGACGATAAATATCTTAAAATGTATTGAAAATTCTCTTAAATATATAAATTATAAAGCAGATACTGACAATAAGCCATCGGAAGATTTTCTAAATAAATGGAGAAATGAAGCTAAATTAATCGCAGATGAAACATTAAAAGATATATGGGGAAGAATTTTAGCTGAAGAAATTAATAATCCTAATACATTACCACTGAGAGCTCTTGACCAAATAAGAAATCTTTCAAAATTTGAAGCTGAATGTTTTGATAAATTATCTACTTTTATATTGAATGGTGATTGTATTTTAGATCCAGGAAGAGATAATAATAGATTATTATTTAGAAGAGAGGAACTTATTTGTTTAAGAGATGCAGGATTAATTACTCATTATACACCTGGGATATATTTAACATCTCATTGGATACAAACAACATTAAACGATAATAAAATATACTCTATAGCAAATTCAACTCACATTTTTTTTATATATGAAAAGGATGTGATTGAAATACCAACCGTCACTACATGGCCCCTAACACAAGCAGCAAAAACTATTTATTCTAGTATTTTAATGAAAGAAAAAAAGCCTCTTGATGTAGATCATTTACTTAGTAATATATTAGAACAAAATAAATTTCGATTTGGATCAAAACAAAATAACTTTAATAAGATATATTATGGTAAATGGGATCCTATTAAAAAAAAAATTACATCGGAAATAGAAGTATATTCTATAAAATAA
- a CDS encoding chorismate mutase: MIIVMQRQATETQISNVISFIRGRGLHEHLSRGAERTIIGAVGDERVFEPRELEALAGVEKAMRILQDWRIISRESQPEDTVITVRGQNFGGNHFHIVDSMSGTRLPQRANVFIDPFYQAFSPYSTVPQTNISMQQQIKQAHAANKPVWLRIRDVRQLEPALQAEADIIYLGGELMSNRTLLNEVGCLNIPVVLCKDKHHQVDEWLIAAEHIALKGNHHLMLGEAGTLSLERNAPYRLDVEAIVKARQITHLPIVANISRLAHAYMDSATLMQLAQAAGAHIVIH, encoded by the coding sequence ATGATTATCGTAATGCAGCGTCAGGCAACCGAAACACAGATCAGCAATGTCATCAGTTTTATCCGTGGACGCGGATTGCACGAACATTTATCCCGTGGCGCAGAACGCACCATCATCGGTGCTGTTGGTGATGAAAGAGTCTTCGAACCACGCGAACTAGAAGCACTTGCCGGCGTTGAAAAAGCCATGCGCATACTACAGGACTGGCGCATCATCAGCCGTGAAAGTCAGCCCGAGGATACAGTTATCACCGTACGAGGACAGAACTTTGGCGGCAACCATTTTCATATAGTCGACAGCATGAGCGGCACCCGGCTTCCGCAAAGAGCTAATGTCTTTATCGATCCTTTTTATCAGGCATTTTCACCTTATTCGACAGTGCCGCAAACCAATATCAGCATGCAACAACAAATTAAGCAAGCACATGCAGCCAACAAACCCGTCTGGCTGCGTATCAGGGATGTGCGCCAACTAGAACCAGCTTTACAGGCAGAAGCAGATATTATTTATCTGGGCGGAGAGTTAATGTCTAATCGCACCCTCCTTAACGAAGTAGGCTGTCTGAATATTCCGGTTGTACTCTGCAAAGACAAACATCATCAGGTAGATGAATGGTTGATTGCAGCTGAGCATATTGCCTTAAAAGGCAATCATCATCTAATGCTGGGTGAAGCAGGTACATTAAGTCTGGAGCGAAACGCTCCTTACCGGCTTGATGTAGAAGCCATTGTTAAAGCCAGACAGATTACTCATTTGCCCATTGTGGCCAATATTTCCCGCCTCGCTCATGCCTATATGGACAGTGCAACACTTATGCAACTGGCACAAGCTGCAGGTGCTCATATTGTCATACATTAA
- the smpB gene encoding SsrA-binding protein SmpB encodes MSIINNKKAFHDYFIEEQIEAGIVLEGWEVKAIRAGRVQIKESYIQWKKGAFYLVGSHITALPTASNHVKPDPVRQRKLLLKQSEINKLIGKVERSGYTLVPVNMHYSHGYVKIDMGLAKGKKQHDKRQSSKEKDWNREKQRLLKQTR; translated from the coding sequence ATGAGCATTATCAACAATAAAAAAGCATTTCACGATTACTTTATCGAAGAACAGATAGAAGCCGGAATTGTTCTTGAAGGCTGGGAAGTAAAGGCTATTCGTGCCGGACGAGTACAAATCAAAGAAAGCTATATCCAATGGAAAAAAGGTGCTTTTTATCTGGTTGGCAGTCACATTACTGCTTTACCCACCGCATCCAATCATGTAAAACCCGATCCCGTACGGCAGCGAAAACTATTACTGAAACAATCAGAAATCAACAAACTGATAGGCAAAGTAGAACGCAGTGGTTATACCCTTGTGCCTGTTAACATGCATTACAGCCATGGTTATGTAAAAATCGATATGGGATTGGCCAAAGGTAAAAAGCAGCATGATAAGCGCCAAAGCAGCAAAGAAAAAGACTGGAATCGTGAGAAACAACGCCTGCTTAAACAGACACGCTAA
- the ilvN gene encoding acetolactate synthase small subunit gives MRHILSILMENQAGAMSRIVGLFSARAYNIDSLSVSPTEDKTLSRMTIVTSGDNKVMEQITKQLNKLIEVIKVIDLNDSNYVERELMLVKLRATGKDRDEILRLTDIFRGHIIDVTDKTYTVEITGTSSKLDAFLDTVGKTLILETVRTGAAGIGRGERMLRI, from the coding sequence ATGAGACACATTTTATCTATTCTGATGGAAAATCAGGCCGGAGCCATGAGCCGTATTGTTGGTCTGTTTTCAGCCCGTGCTTACAATATCGATTCCCTGTCCGTATCTCCAACAGAAGACAAAACCCTGTCACGAATGACAATTGTCACCAGCGGCGATAACAAAGTAATGGAACAGATAACCAAGCAGCTTAACAAACTGATAGAAGTTATCAAAGTTATCGATCTGAACGATAGCAACTACGTTGAACGTGAATTAATGCTGGTTAAGCTGCGTGCTACCGGCAAGGATCGCGATGAAATACTGCGTCTGACCGATATCTTCCGCGGACACATCATTGATGTAACCGACAAAACCTATACAGTGGAAATCACCGGCACCAGCAGCAAACTAGATGCCTTTCTGGATACTGTGGGCAAAACACTTATTCTGGAAACCGTACGTACCGGAGCAGCAGGCATAGGTCGCGGCGAACGCATGTTACGTATTTAA
- a CDS encoding HlyD family secretion protein, whose translation MKTKKLLFVLVVLVLAGLAVWINMRSHTDLPDGFAGGNGRMELKRLDVATLYAGRVIEMKVDEGDVVAKDQVLAELSSDQTSSKLDAARADKKRAQENVSKAEAEIAAQQQIHKVAQMDLDNARQLKSDELVSSPELRRRLAERDAAIARVKSAQAARAEALAAVQQAQAQINATSSANNDMLIRAPKAGRVEYRIAEAGNVLGEGNKVVSLLDPSDVTLSVYLPTDTIGKLKLGDEARIILDGMNAVWPAKVDFIDSNAQFTPKFVETQNERQKLMYKVKLKIPPEIALKYSGLLKGGLTGNGYIRFDNNKAWPQQWQVNLPSIKQSAKGA comes from the coding sequence ATGAAAACAAAAAAACTGTTGTTTGTGTTGGTGGTATTGGTATTAGCCGGACTGGCAGTGTGGATTAATATGCGCAGCCATACTGATTTACCTGATGGTTTTGCTGGCGGTAATGGCCGTATGGAACTCAAACGGCTGGATGTGGCTACTTTATATGCTGGTCGTGTCATTGAAATGAAAGTGGATGAAGGTGATGTAGTCGCTAAAGATCAGGTTCTGGCTGAGCTTTCATCTGATCAGACCAGTAGCAAGCTGGATGCTGCCCGTGCTGATAAAAAGCGTGCACAGGAAAATGTCTCTAAAGCAGAAGCAGAAATTGCCGCTCAGCAGCAGATACATAAGGTTGCTCAAATGGATCTGGATAATGCGCGTCAGCTTAAATCAGATGAACTGGTTTCTTCACCTGAATTACGCCGGAGATTGGCTGAACGTGATGCTGCAATAGCCAGAGTTAAATCTGCTCAGGCAGCCCGCGCTGAGGCTCTGGCAGCAGTACAACAGGCTCAGGCTCAGATTAATGCTACTTCTTCTGCTAATAACGATATGCTGATACGTGCGCCTAAAGCCGGGCGTGTAGAGTATCGTATTGCCGAGGCCGGTAATGTACTGGGTGAAGGTAATAAAGTTGTATCATTACTTGATCCGTCTGATGTAACGCTGTCGGTGTATTTACCCACAGATACTATCGGTAAATTAAAGCTTGGGGATGAAGCAAGGATTATTCTGGACGGAATGAATGCAGTCTGGCCGGCTAAGGTGGATTTTATTGATTCCAATGCTCAGTTTACGCCTAAGTTTGTAGAAACTCAGAATGAACGGCAAAAGCTGATGTATAAGGTTAAGCTGAAAATTCCGCCTGAGATTGCATTGAAATACAGTGGACTGCTTAAGGGCGGGCTGACAGGTAATGGATATATCCGTTTTGATAACAATAAAGCATGGCCGCAGCAATGGCAGGTAAATTTACCTAGTATAAAACAATCTGCCAAAGGTGCCTGA
- the rbbA gene encoding ribosome-associated ATPase/putative transporter RbbA, protein MDSTAKAQAVTEEEWAVDLRHVFHQYRQTKALQDVSLQIRRCATVGLIGPDGVGKSTLLSLIAGVKIIQQGEILVFGDSMADKHSRQSLSHRIAFMPQGLGQNLYPTLSVNENVDFHARLFGLHGRMRHERIARLLQATGLSPFADRPAGKLSGGMKQKLSLCCALVHNPELLILDEPTTGVDPLSRRQFWQLIDELRTENPDMTVIVATAYFDEAKRFEYLLAMDNGHLIVNAPTQQVLDDTHTDTLEQAYVKLLPENKQNKSGSLQLTPFVPDKDSPPAIEAKDLTKRFGDFIAVNNVSFRIERGEIFGFLGSNGCGKSTTMKMLTGLLDASSGSAELLGHTVNANDMTTRMKIGYMSQSFSLYEELTVRQNLVLSARLYRMDAAQIDSSVQQSLQEFDLLEFADIQPSEMPLGIRQRLQLAAACLHHPQVLILDEPTSGVDPVARDMFWHHLLNLSRNHRTTIFVSTHFMNEAERCDRISFMHQGRVLAIGTPEELCESKDTDDLETAFIDYLQEAVDKNQPKSQVSASDTKETQNTAHESGFGQSSGKTTDVDSLAYWLQTIWTFAVREGKELLRDKIRLFFALFGPVVLMMMAAWSVSFDVEHVKFAVIDRDQTVESRALIEQFQGSRYFTFTGNLHSAAEIDNTLKVSNARMVIDIPPHFGRDLLRGNKPEVGFYVDGTMPFMAENIKSFILSTLNNYTAMKWTETGLPISLKPAAQIAPRYVYNQDFKSIFAITPGMIMMAMMLIPVMMTALGVVREREIGSITNLYTSPASVRQFLIGKQLPYVFVSFLSYLILVWLAVVALGVPVRGSFLAMSLGALALIFAATAFGLLISSFVKSQVAAIFGSAILSLIPALNFSGLLYPLSTLSGVNYWFGWSFPTAWYQLISLGGFTKGLGFLDFINYYLILMVFCLVYVFLAGCLLKKQEV, encoded by the coding sequence ATGGATAGTACGGCCAAAGCGCAGGCTGTAACAGAAGAAGAATGGGCTGTAGATTTACGCCATGTTTTTCATCAGTACCGTCAGACGAAGGCATTGCAGGATGTATCATTGCAAATCCGGCGCTGTGCAACGGTGGGTCTGATTGGTCCGGACGGGGTAGGTAAGTCTACTTTGCTGTCTTTGATTGCCGGTGTAAAAATTATTCAGCAGGGCGAGATACTGGTATTTGGCGACAGTATGGCGGACAAGCATAGCCGGCAGTCGCTAAGCCATCGGATTGCGTTCATGCCGCAAGGGCTTGGTCAGAATCTTTATCCTACTTTGTCGGTTAATGAAAATGTTGATTTTCATGCTCGTTTATTCGGCTTACATGGACGTATGCGTCACGAACGTATTGCGCGTTTGTTGCAGGCGACAGGATTATCACCTTTTGCTGACCGGCCGGCAGGTAAGCTTTCCGGAGGCATGAAACAGAAATTAAGTTTATGCTGTGCACTAGTGCACAATCCGGAATTACTGATTCTGGATGAACCAACTACCGGAGTGGATCCGTTATCCCGTCGGCAGTTCTGGCAGTTGATTGATGAATTGCGGACAGAGAACCCGGATATGACGGTGATTGTAGCCACGGCATATTTTGATGAAGCGAAACGCTTTGAATATCTGCTGGCAATGGATAATGGTCATCTGATTGTCAATGCGCCCACTCAGCAGGTTTTGGATGATACTCATACGGATACGCTGGAACAGGCTTATGTCAAACTTTTGCCTGAAAATAAGCAGAATAAATCGGGCAGTCTGCAACTAACGCCGTTTGTTCCTGATAAAGATTCTCCACCGGCGATTGAGGCAAAGGATTTAACCAAACGTTTTGGTGATTTTATTGCCGTTAATAATGTTAGTTTCAGGATTGAGCGGGGCGAAATTTTTGGTTTTCTTGGTTCGAATGGCTGTGGTAAATCAACAACCATGAAAATGCTGACGGGGCTGCTGGATGCCAGCTCCGGTTCTGCTGAGCTGTTAGGTCATACGGTTAATGCCAATGATATGACGACTCGGATGAAAATCGGTTATATGTCGCAGTCGTTTTCTTTATATGAAGAGTTAACGGTACGACAGAATCTGGTACTTTCAGCCCGATTATACCGTATGGATGCTGCCCAGATTGATTCTTCTGTTCAGCAGTCTTTACAGGAATTTGATCTGCTTGAATTTGCAGACATTCAGCCTAGTGAAATGCCGCTGGGTATCAGACAGCGTTTGCAGCTGGCAGCAGCCTGTCTGCATCATCCTCAGGTATTAATTCTGGATGAGCCGACATCCGGGGTTGATCCGGTGGCCAGAGATATGTTCTGGCATCATCTGCTAAATTTGTCGCGAAATCATCGCACTACTATTTTTGTCTCTACGCATTTCATGAATGAAGCGGAGCGCTGTGACCGGATATCATTCATGCATCAGGGGCGGGTTCTGGCTATCGGAACACCAGAAGAACTGTGTGAAAGTAAGGATACAGATGATCTTGAAACCGCATTTATTGATTATTTACAGGAGGCTGTAGATAAAAATCAGCCTAAATCTCAGGTATCTGCTTCTGATACAAAAGAAACCCAAAACACCGCGCATGAAAGCGGATTTGGTCAATCTTCGGGTAAAACAACGGATGTTGATAGCCTGGCTTACTGGCTACAGACTATATGGACATTTGCTGTACGCGAAGGCAAGGAATTACTGCGGGATAAGATTCGTTTATTCTTTGCTCTGTTCGGACCGGTAGTGTTAATGATGATGGCTGCATGGTCAGTATCTTTTGATGTTGAGCATGTGAAATTTGCGGTAATAGATCGAGACCAGACGGTAGAAAGTCGTGCTTTGATTGAGCAATTTCAAGGTTCACGTTATTTTACTTTCACCGGCAATCTTCACAGTGCTGCTGAGATTGATAATACGCTTAAGGTTTCCAATGCCAGAATGGTGATTGATATCCCGCCGCATTTTGGTCGTGATCTGTTGCGTGGTAATAAGCCGGAAGTGGGCTTTTATGTTGATGGTACGATGCCGTTTATGGCAGAAAATATTAAAAGTTTTATTTTATCGACACTAAATAACTATACTGCGATGAAATGGACTGAAACAGGTTTGCCAATCTCTCTTAAGCCGGCTGCGCAAATTGCGCCACGCTATGTTTATAATCAGGATTTTAAAAGTATTTTTGCAATCACCCCCGGTATGATTATGATGGCAATGATGCTGATACCGGTAATGATGACGGCTCTCGGGGTAGTGAGAGAACGGGAAATCGGTTCAATTACTAATTTGTATACTTCCCCCGCATCGGTTAGACAGTTTCTGATTGGTAAACAGCTTCCATATGTTTTTGTTTCTTTTCTCAGCTATCTGATTCTCGTATGGCTGGCCGTAGTGGCATTGGGTGTGCCGGTGCGTGGCAGTTTTCTGGCGATGAGTCTGGGTGCGCTGGCATTGATATTTGCAGCGACAGCTTTCGGTTTATTGATTTCCAGCTTTGTAAAGTCGCAGGTGGCTGCCATTTTCGGTTCGGCAATCTTATCATTAATTCCGGCGCTGAATTTTTCCGGTCTGCTGTATCCGCTGTCTACACTCAGCGGGGTTAATTATTGGTTTGGCTGGAGCTTCCCGACTGCATGGTATCAGTTAATCAGTTTAGGCGGTTTTACTAAAGGCTTAGGCTTTCTGGACTTTATTAACTATTACTTGATATTAATGGTATTTTGTCTGGTATACGTTTTTCTGGCCGGCTGCTTGCTGAAAAAGCAGGAGGTATAG